From Rutidosis leptorrhynchoides isolate AG116_Rl617_1_P2 chromosome 3, CSIRO_AGI_Rlap_v1, whole genome shotgun sequence, a single genomic window includes:
- the LOC139897398 gene encoding external alternative NAD(P)H-ubiquinone oxidoreductase B2, mitochondrial-like, with protein sequence MKNLERFSRTFRENPLLSRFLVVFAVSGGGIVAYSEANIQSAPKIDELPEAGSEKKRVVVLGTGWAGISFLKNLKNPSYDVQVISPRNYFAFTPLLPSVTVGTVEARSVVEPIRNIVKKKNVNVNYWEAECYRIDAKNKKVYCRSSQNDKEEFVVDYDYLLVAMGARVNTFNTPGVEENCHYLKEVEDAQKIRRTVIDCFEKASLPNLSDDERRRVLQFVVVGGGPTGVEFAAELHDFVSEDLVNLYPSVKDLVKITLLEATDHILNMFDKRITAFAEEKFHRDGIDLRTGEMVVKVSDKEMSTKVIKTGEITTIPYGMAVWSTGIATRPVIMDFMKQIGQANRRVLATDEWLRVEGTNSIYALGDCATINQRKVMEDISAIFQKADKDNSGTLTVKEFQEALDDICDRYPQVQLYLNNKKMSNLVDLLKESKGDAVKESIELNVEEFKSALSQVDSQMKNLPATAQVAAQQGSYLADCFNRLEQCTKNPEGPLRFRESGRHRFRPFRYKHLGQFAPLGGEQTAAQLPGDWVSIGHSSQWLWYSVYASKQVSWRTRSLVVSDWMRRFIFGRDSSQI encoded by the exons ATGAAGAACTTGGAGAGGTTTTCTAGAACATTCCGCGAAAATCCTTTGCTATCGAGATTTCTCGTTGTTTTCGCCGTCAG TGGTGGGGGTATTGTGGCTTATTCTGAGGCGAACATACAAAGTGCTCCAAAGATTGATGAGTTGCCCGAGGCAGGTAGTGAGAAAAAGAGGGTGGTGGTACTTGGAACTGGTTGGGCTGGAATCAGTTTCTTGAAGAACCTGAAGAATCCCTCGTATGACGTCCAGGTCATATCACCAAGGAATTACTTTGCATTCACACCGTTACTACCAAGTGTAACAGTTGGTACAGTCGAAGCTCGCAGCGTTGTTGAACCTATTCGCAACATCGTCAAGAAG AAGAATGTGAATGTTAATTACTGGGAAGCTGAATGCTACAGGATTGATGCTAAAAACAAGAAAGTATACTGTCGTTCAAGTCAAAATGATAAAGAAGAATTTGTTGTAGATTATGATTACTTGCTAGTTGCAATGGGAGCTCGTGTTAATACATTTAACACTCCTGGCGTAGAAGAAAACTGCCATTACTTGAAG GAAGTTGAAGATGCTCAAAAGATTCGTAGGACAGTAATAGACTGTTTTGAAAAAGCAAGCTTACCTAATTTGAGTGATGATGAGAGAAGAAGAGTTCTTcagtttgttgttgttggtggtggtccaACCGGTGTGGAATTTGCAGCTGAGTTACATGATTTTGTGTCTGAGGATTTGGTGAATTTGTATCCGTCAGTTAAAGATTTGGTTAAGATTACACTACTTGAGGCTACTGACCATATCTTGAACAT GTTTGACAAACGAATAACTGCTTTTGCTGAAGAGAAGTTTCATAGGGATGGGATAGATTTGAGAACTGGGGAGATGGTTGTGAAAGTCTCAGATAAAGAAATGTCAACAAAAGTGATAAAAACTGGGGAAATTACTACTATACCCTATGGAATGGCGGTTTGGTCAACGGGTATCGCTACTCGTCCTGTCATAATGGATTTCATGAAGCAGATTGGTCAG GCAAATAGACGTGTACTAGCTACTGATGAATGGCTTCGGGTTGAAGGGACCAATAGCATATATGCACTTGGAGATTGTGCCACTATTAATCAGCGTAAAGTTATG GAAGATATTTCTGCTATATTTCAAAAGGCAGACAAGGACAACTCTGGAACGTTAACAGTTAAAGAATTTCAAGAAGCGCTTGATGACATATGTGACAGGTATCCTCAGGTGCAACTTTACCTCAACAATAAAAAGATGAGCAATCTCGTTGATCTACTCAAAGAATCCAAGGGAGATGCTGTAAAAGAATCGATTGAATTGAATGTCGAAGAATTTAAATCTGCTTTGTCTCAAGTTGATTCTCAGATGAAGAATCTTCCAGCAACAGCTCAG GTTGCTGCTCAACAAGGTTCCTATCTTGCTGATTGTTTCAACCGCCTCGAACAATGCACAAAAAATCCAGAAGGTCCTTTACGTTTTAGAGAGTCGGGGCGACATAGATTCCGTCCCTTtag ATACAAGCATCTTGGTCAATTTGCTCCATTAGGAGGAGAGCAAACAGCAGCACAACTCCCAGGTGATTGGGTGTCTATTGGCCACAGCTCTCAGTGGCTTTGGTACTCTGTGTATGCAAG CAAGCAAGTCAGCTGGCGTACAAGGTCTTTAGTTGTGTCCGACTGGATGCGGCGATTCATCTTTGGAAGGGATTCAAGTCAGATTTGA